The following are encoded in a window of Spea bombifrons isolate aSpeBom1 chromosome 2, aSpeBom1.2.pri, whole genome shotgun sequence genomic DNA:
- the LOC128473065 gene encoding interleukin-1 receptor type 1-like — MTLTWYILLLTLTCLASNKAETCQDENIDFDRSYVAEGEPLYVHCPLKYMLYEGDFNITWYLNGSEISFNTQSRVHQNQNYLKFLPARLEDSKYYTCVLRNSTFCIQKHKKVDVFTYDENLCYNKSTLYPFTEQITQNIQLPCPELEDYIDVKDTNLKWFKECLPLDTNGNKYFVENIFLTITNVTQQDEGKYSCEVPLNYNGTSYTISRSIDLDLQAIPIRSPPSIVRPTNNILSVALGSPVHLTCEVMCKGQGSEIHMYWSFNNSYIDSYEGFNERVKSGELKREFINDSCSVSLDLNFTEVKEEDYDRKFVCNIYSKVQSTAYVMFKHPDPNYQNFLIAFFVTLVFVVIICVIAFKIFKVDIVLFYRRSCFAKTNLNDGKKYDAYIMYPKNTNGNIGYTVDIFVLKVLPEVLEGQCSYQLFIFGRDDIPGQAITDAIEEAISQSRRLIIILGNTTSENRLENEFEQHIAMYDALIRNKTKVILVELEKITDYSNMPESIKYIKQKQGVVQWKGEITEASLSSKTKFWKNIRYRMPPEQRKHSKGMGYITSESL; from the exons ATGACATTGACATGGTATATCCTGCTCCTAACTCTAACATGTCTGGCTTCAAATAAAGCAG AAACATGCCAGGatgaaaatattgattttgatAGATCCTATGTTGCTGAAGGAGAGCCACTTTATGTTCACTGTCCTTTGAAATACATGCTATACGAAGGCGATTTTAACATTACTTGGTATCTAAATGGCTCTGAAATTAGTTTTAATACACAGTCCAGAGTTCATCAGAATCAAAACTATCTTAAGTTTCTCCCTGCAAGACTAGAAGATTCAAAGTATTATACTTGTGTTTTAAG aAACTCCACATTCTGCATCcaaaagcataaaaaagtaGACGTTTTTACATATGATGAGAACCTATGCTATAACAAAAGCACCTTGTACCCATTTACAGAACAAATCACACAAAACATTCAACTCCCGTGTCCTGAATTGGAGGATTACATTGATGTTAAAGATACTAATTTAAAATGGTTtaag GAGTGCCTTCCTCTGGACACCAATGGCAACAAATATTTTGTAGAGAATATATTCTTAACTATAACTAATGTTACACAACAAGATGAAGGAAAGTATAGTTGTGAAGTACCACTTAATTATAATGGTACAAGTTATACCATTTCACGTTCCATTGATCTGGACCTTCAAG cCATTCCAATCCGCAGTCCTCCTTCCATTGTACGtccaacaaataatattttaagtgtTGCATTGG GATCTCCTGTTCACCTTACATGTGAAGTGATGTGCAAAGGACAGGGATCTGAAATACATATGTACTGGTCGTTCAATAATTCCTACATCGACTCCTATGAGGGTTTTAATGAAAGAGTAAAAAGTGGAGAATTAAA acgTGAATTCATAAATGACAGTTGCTCAGTTTCACTAGACCTAAACTTCACAGAGGTTAAAGAAGAAGACTATGACAGGAAATTTGTTTGTAATATTTACTCCAAAGTACAAAGTACTGCTTATGTGATGTTTAAGCATCCAG atccGAATTACCAGAATTTCTTAATTGCATTCTTTGTTACGTTGGTATTTGTTGTCATTATTTGTGTCATAGCCTTCAAAATTTTCAAAGTTGACATTGTTCTCTTTTATCGTCGCTCCTGCTTTGCTAAAACAAATCtaaacg ATGGAAAGAAATATGATGCATACATTATGTATCCTAAAAACACAAATGGAAACATCGGTTATACTGTGGATATCTTTGTACTGAAAGTTCTTCCTGAAGTTCTAGAGGGGCAGTGTTCATATCAGCTTTTCATATTTGGACGAGATGACATACCGGGACAAG ccaTTACTGATGCAATAGAAGAAGCTATCTCACAAAGCAGGAGATTGATCATTATTTTAGGAAACACAACCAGTGAAAACCGACTGGAGAATGAATTTGAGCAACATATAGCCATGTATGATGCTCTAATCCGAAATAAAACTAAAGTAATCTTGGTTGAACTTGAAAAAATTACAGATTACTCAAATATGCCAGAGTCTATCAAATACATCAAACAAAAGCAAGGTGTAGTCCAATGGAAAGGAGAAATCACAGAAGCATCTCTTTCCTCCAAAACAAAATTCTGGAAAAATATTCGATATCGGATGCCACCAGAACAGCGGAAACATTCAAAAGGCATGGGTTACATTACTTCAGAAAGCTTATAA